The segment GTATAAATATTTCGCCGCTATTGTGGTGTCGTGGGCTCACCAAAATGCTGCTGTAGAAATTCGAGCGTCTTGCGGTTGGACCACGCATGACCTCCGTCAAAGAAGTCTGCGTCGATGTTTTCGGGTTTGCCCAGCAGCGTATAGACTTGCTGAAGTTTCGCTAATCCCTCACGTGCCCCCGCGATTGGGAAGATCGGATCCCTCACGCCGTTGATCAGCAGCACGGGACGGGGAGCGTACAAGGCGACCACGTCCGCCATCTCGGCATACTGCATGATCCCAGGCAAGCAATTGCAGATGCAGTGATGGATCGGAAAAATCGACGAGCGATACGTCGAAAACGCTCCTGCGATCAGCGCGACTTTGACTCGCTCGTCCAGCACCGGTAAGTACATCGACAACGTTCCGCCACCGGAAAGTCCCGCGACGCCGATCTTTTCTGGATCCACTTCGTCTTCACGACTCTGCAGAAAATCGATCACCCGCATCGCATCCCAACAACGCAACCCTTGTGGTGTCATTCCAAGTAGCAGCGAATCCATGGTCATCTGCGTACAACTTCGCGGAAGTCCCTTGATCCCCGCGTCTTGATTTCCCGACGTTTCGTTCCACCCGCGGACGTTGATTGCCGCCGTCACATAGCCGTGTTTGGCTAGGAAGACCGCATAATCAAGTTGACTGTCTTGAATTTTCTTCAAATCCGCTTCGCTTTTTCCTTCGCCGATATACGGCTGGATCCCGCT is part of the Novipirellula caenicola genome and harbors:
- a CDS encoding alpha/beta hydrolase family protein, with the translated sequence MLKTCCRLRRSLFLLVTLGLLLANRSENTGTVLYAEEPSTIEVPHRIVDSFTHLADQITPSMQWDASTVAEHQQWQRELQSVVVDLLGTMPQRVPLEVKWDEEKQFETFTRHKIYVRTEQSYWAPVYYFVPHERSAPLPAIVCLHGHSGIQPYIGEGKSEADLKKIQDSQLDYAVFLAKHGYVTAAINVRGWNETSGNQDAGIKGLPRSCTQMTMDSLLLGMTPQGLRCWDAMRVIDFLQSREDEVDPEKIGVAGLSGGGTLSMYLPVLDERVKVALIAGAFSTYRSSIFPIHHCICNCLPGIMQYAEMADVVALYAPRPVLLINGVRDPIFPIAGAREGLAKLQQVYTLLGKPENIDADFFDGGHAWSNRKTLEFLQQHFGEPTTPQ